One region of Syntrophobacter fumaroxidans MPOB genomic DNA includes:
- a CDS encoding FmdE family protein, which produces MKIGRYSYDEYLELVKSFHGYAAPGLMMGGVMVDLALSRMPEGVLFDAVCETASCLPDAVQLLTPCTVGNGWVRVLNLGRYALSLYDKSTGSGVRVFVDAAKIRAWPEAEAWLFKLKPKAAQDTGLLLRQIKEAGYGIYGVQDIRIQPQFLVRHHKGSIGTCTLCGEPYPADDGGICRGCQGEAPYAVPGEVESDGFPDGPDLLAVPVQDAVGRSMLHDMTQILPGKSKGAAFRRGQQISVGDLCRLQQMGRQRVYVDQGNTPDGEWIHEDQAALAFARAMAGEGVRFVEPPREGKINFVADRDGLFLVEEESLEEFNMVAGVMCASRRGYTLVRNGRMLGGTRAIPLYLPRSAFMKALAVLRYGPLFRVLPMRKARVGILVTGSEVFQGLIEDRFIPIIGAKVEALDCKVVKAVIVPDDRVAIRDGVHELVRAGADLLVTTAGLSVDPDDVTRQGLKDAGAMDMLYGAPVLPGAMTLLARIGSVQVMGVPACALYFKTTSFDLLFPRLLAGVDIARRDLAKLGHGSFCLECKACTFPKCPFGG; this is translated from the coding sequence ATGAAAATAGGACGGTATTCGTACGACGAGTATCTGGAACTGGTGAAATCTTTCCATGGCTATGCAGCGCCCGGCCTGATGATGGGCGGGGTGATGGTGGATTTGGCTTTGAGCCGCATGCCCGAAGGCGTGTTGTTCGATGCCGTGTGCGAAACGGCGAGTTGTCTGCCGGACGCCGTTCAGTTGCTCACCCCCTGCACGGTGGGGAACGGATGGGTGCGAGTGCTGAACCTCGGCCGGTATGCGCTGAGCCTTTATGACAAGAGCACGGGCAGCGGGGTGAGGGTCTTCGTGGATGCGGCCAAGATACGTGCCTGGCCGGAGGCGGAGGCGTGGCTGTTCAAACTGAAGCCGAAAGCGGCGCAAGATACCGGGCTCCTTCTCAGGCAAATCAAGGAAGCGGGCTACGGGATCTACGGGGTGCAGGACATCCGAATCCAACCGCAGTTCCTGGTGCGGCACCACAAAGGCAGCATCGGCACCTGCACGCTCTGCGGGGAGCCTTATCCGGCCGACGATGGAGGGATTTGCCGGGGGTGTCAGGGAGAAGCTCCCTATGCGGTTCCCGGGGAAGTTGAATCGGATGGCTTCCCGGACGGTCCGGATCTCCTGGCGGTGCCCGTGCAGGACGCCGTGGGCCGATCCATGCTGCACGACATGACCCAGATTCTGCCCGGAAAAAGCAAGGGAGCCGCCTTCCGGCGCGGCCAGCAGATATCGGTGGGCGACCTGTGCCGGCTGCAGCAGATGGGCCGGCAGAGAGTCTACGTGGACCAGGGCAATACGCCCGACGGCGAATGGATTCACGAAGACCAGGCGGCACTTGCCTTCGCTCGGGCCATGGCGGGCGAGGGCGTGCGGTTCGTCGAGCCTCCCAGGGAGGGGAAGATCAATTTCGTGGCGGACCGCGACGGCCTGTTCCTCGTGGAAGAGGAGTCCCTCGAAGAGTTCAACATGGTCGCCGGGGTGATGTGCGCCTCGCGAAGAGGATACACCCTGGTGCGAAACGGCAGGATGCTCGGCGGGACCAGGGCCATTCCGCTGTATCTGCCTCGTTCCGCTTTCATGAAGGCTTTGGCCGTCCTGCGCTACGGACCGCTCTTTCGAGTTCTGCCCATGCGCAAGGCCCGGGTCGGCATACTGGTCACCGGGAGCGAGGTGTTTCAGGGACTCATCGAAGACCGCTTCATTCCGATTATCGGGGCAAAGGTCGAGGCGCTGGACTGTAAAGTGGTCAAGGCGGTGATTGTTCCGGACGACCGCGTGGCAATCCGTGACGGCGTGCACGAGCTTGTGCGGGCCGGTGCCGACCTGCTTGTGACCACCGCCGGGCTCTCGGTGGATCCCGATGATGTCACGCGCCAGGGCCTGAAGGATGCCGGCGCAATGGATATGCTCTACGGCGCTCCGGTCCTTCCCGGAGCCATGACTCTGCTGGCCCGCATCGGTTCGGTGCAGGTCATGGGCGTGCCGGCCTGCGCCCTCTATTTCAAGACCACGAGCTTCGACCTGCTTTTTCCGC